In Duganella zoogloeoides, a single genomic region encodes these proteins:
- a CDS encoding FKBP-type peptidyl-prolyl cis-trans isomerase gives MRHLFSSCAFGVALALAGCGGGGGGGDVAAPVAPTIPAVPDTITLQKIDNVVGTGALAVAGKTVYVHYTGWLYDATATSKKGAQFDSSAGRSPLDFVLAGGLVIKGFDEGVTGMRVGGKRTVMIPASMGYGATGAGNGAIPPNANLVFDIELVEVR, from the coding sequence ATGAGACATTTGTTTTCTTCGTGCGCGTTTGGAGTGGCGTTGGCGCTGGCTGGTTGTGGCGGCGGTGGCGGCGGTGGCGATGTTGCTGCGCCAGTGGCGCCGACCATCCCTGCGGTTCCTGACACCATCACGCTGCAGAAGATCGATAATGTGGTCGGCACGGGCGCGCTGGCCGTAGCTGGGAAAACTGTTTATGTGCACTACACCGGCTGGCTCTACGATGCCACTGCGACATCGAAAAAAGGAGCGCAGTTCGATTCGTCGGCTGGCAGGTCGCCGCTTGACTTCGTCCTGGCCGGCGGCTTGGTGATCAAGGGTTTTGACGAGGGCGTGACGGGTATGAGAGTTGGCGGCAAACGTACCGTGATGATCCCGGCCAGCATGGGCTACGGCGCCACCGGCGCCGGCAATGGTGCGATTCCACCCAACGCCAACCTGGTCTTCGATATCGAACTGGTGGAAGTACGTTGA
- a CDS encoding SulP family inorganic anion transporter, whose translation MWSTNFTKNALAGLTTSFALVPECIAFALVAHLNPLVGLYGAFFICTVTAVFGGRPGMISGAAGSMAVVIVALVAQHGLQYFLATVVLSGVIMLLFGVLRLGKLVSMVPHPVMLGFVNGLAIVIAWSQLQHFRVDGSWLPGAAMWWMCGLVALTMTVVYVLPRLTKAVPPALVAIVGVGLLSELLHLPVRTLGDMATIAGGLPSFSVPQLPLTMETLRIVLPYALLMAVVGLLETLLTFNLTDEITETRGLPDRECVALGAANVASGLFGGMGGCAMIGQTMINLGSGGRTRVSGTVAGIMILLFILFLSPLIERIPLAALVGVMFVVAQQTFAWSSLQVLGKVPRHDALLIVVVTCITVATDLAVAVLCGIVIAALSFAWRHAREVRTETTVDADGVKHYTPHGTLFFASIAHFNDLFSPQDDPQTVILDCRHLRLVDHSAVVAVAALSERYTRAGKRLQVQHLSTRCELLLARAGVSVTA comes from the coding sequence ATGTGGTCCACCAATTTCACTAAAAACGCCCTGGCAGGATTGACCACGTCGTTTGCGCTGGTTCCCGAATGCATCGCTTTTGCGCTGGTTGCGCACTTGAATCCCCTGGTCGGGCTGTACGGTGCGTTCTTTATTTGCACCGTTACTGCCGTGTTCGGCGGCCGTCCGGGCATGATTTCGGGCGCTGCCGGTTCGATGGCGGTGGTGATCGTGGCGCTCGTCGCCCAGCATGGCTTGCAGTATTTCCTGGCAACGGTGGTGCTGAGCGGCGTGATCATGCTGCTGTTTGGCGTGCTGCGGCTGGGCAAGCTGGTCAGCATGGTGCCGCATCCGGTGATGCTCGGCTTCGTCAACGGGCTGGCGATCGTGATCGCCTGGTCGCAGTTGCAACATTTTCGCGTCGATGGGAGCTGGTTGCCGGGTGCGGCCATGTGGTGGATGTGCGGGCTGGTGGCGCTGACCATGACCGTTGTTTACGTGCTGCCGCGCTTGACCAAAGCGGTGCCGCCGGCGCTGGTGGCGATTGTCGGGGTGGGGCTGTTGTCGGAACTGCTGCACCTGCCGGTACGCACGCTGGGCGACATGGCCACCATCGCCGGCGGTTTGCCGTCGTTCAGTGTGCCGCAACTGCCGCTGACCATGGAAACCTTGCGCATCGTGCTGCCGTATGCGCTATTGATGGCAGTCGTGGGACTGCTCGAGACGCTGCTGACCTTCAACCTCACCGACGAAATCACCGAAACCCGGGGCCTGCCCGACCGCGAATGCGTGGCGCTGGGCGCAGCCAATGTCGCCTCCGGCCTGTTCGGCGGCATGGGCGGTTGCGCCATGATCGGCCAGACCATGATCAATCTCGGCTCCGGCGGGCGCACGCGGGTGTCGGGCACGGTCGCCGGCATCATGATCCTGCTGTTCATCCTGTTCCTGTCGCCGCTGATCGAGCGCATTCCACTGGCAGCCCTGGTGGGCGTGATGTTCGTCGTCGCCCAGCAGACGTTTGCCTGGAGTTCGCTGCAAGTGCTGGGCAAGGTGCCGCGCCACGACGCGCTGCTGATTGTCGTTGTCACCTGCATTACCGTGGCGACCGACCTGGCGGTGGCGGTGCTGTGCGGGATCGTGATCGCCGCGCTCAGCTTCGCCTGGCGCCACGCGCGCGAGGTGCGCACCGAGACCACGGTCGATGCCGACGGCGTGAAGCATTACACGCCGCACGGCACGCTGTTCTTTGCGTCGATCGCCCACTTCAACGACCTGTTCTCGCCGCAGGACGATCCGCAGACCGTGATACTCGATTGCCGCCACCTGCGCCTGGTCGATCATTCGGCGGTGGTGGCGGTGGCGGCACTTAGCGAACGCTATACGCGCGCCGGCAAACGGCTGCAGGTGCAGCATCTCTCTACGCGCTGCGAGCTGTTGCTGGCGCGGGCAGGCGTCTCGGTGACCGCCTGA